In a genomic window of Oncorhynchus masou masou isolate Uvic2021 chromosome 4, UVic_Omas_1.1, whole genome shotgun sequence:
- the LOC135522805 gene encoding E3 ubiquitin-protein ligase TRIM39-like: MASPSSLLSEEQFQCSICLDVFTDPVSIPCGHNFCKACIKGYWDSTGLFQCPLCKQIFHIRPEPDVNRTLRGVAELFKGLIVRDREDFATEPGEVVCDVCTGRKRKALRSCLVCLTSYCESHLEPHQIAPALKKHQLINPVKNLEDRMCKKHNKLLELFCRTDQICVCQFCSETDHKAHNSVPLEEECDQRKAQLGKTGAQVEQMIQERLQKVKEIKHSVDLSKKHTEREMSDKVQMFTALVHSIDKCKAEFICVTEQKQEASEKCAEGIIKELEQDITELKRISSELGQLTHTKDHLQLLQSSPSWCLPVKAKDWSEISVQSHLHMGYMKRAVSQLGDKLTSEVKRFHNEMENELKKLCEAEMKILQYAVDVTLDPDTAYPELILSVDGKQVRCGDQSQNLSNNPKRFTYIYSVLGKEGFSSGKLYYEVQVKGKTEWDLGVATESINRQGWLPLSIEDGVWTLGLSTSNYYEANDPKVQLSLKKKPQKVGVFVDYEEGRVSIYDVDATARSHICSFTGHKFTEKLYPYFHCGYPDGERNIAPLVISPVSQMTGPVLH; the protein is encoded by the coding sequence ATGGCATCCCCCAGCAGTCTCCTATCTGAAGAGCAGTTCCAGTGCTCTATCTGTCTGGATGTGTTCACTGACCCAGTCTCCATCCCATGTGGACACAACTTCTGCAAGGCCTGTATCAAAGGATACTGGGATAGCACAGGCCTGTTCCAGTGTCCCCTGTGTAAGCAGATATTCCACATAAGACCTGAACCGGATGTCAACAGAACACTTAGAGGAGTTGCAGAACTTTTTAAGGGATtgatagtgagagacagagaggatttTGCTACAGAGCCTGGAGAAGTGGTCTGTGATGTCTGCACTGGCAGGAAGCGCAAGGCTCTGAGGTCCTGCCTGGTTTGTCTGACCTCGTACTGTGAGTCTCATCTGGAGCCTCATCAGATAGCCCCAGCCCTGAAGAAACACCAACTGATCAACCCTGTAAAGAACCTTGAAGACAGGATGTGTAAGAAGCACAACAAACTCCTTGAGCTGTTCTGTAGGACTGATCAAATATGTGTGTGTCAGTTCTGCTCTGAGACTGACCACAAGGCTCATAACAGCGTACCTCTGGAAGAAGAATGTGACCAAAGGAAGGCTCAGCTTGGGAAGACAGGGGCACAAGTGGAGCAGATGATTCAGGAGCGACTGCAGAAGGTTAAGGAGATCAAACACTCTGTAGATCTCAGCAAAAAACACACTGAGAGGGAGATGTCTGACAAAGTACAGATGTTCACCGCTCTAGTTCACTCCATAGATAAATGTAAGGCTGAGTTCATTTGTGTGACTGAGCAGAAGCAAGAAGCTTCAGAGAAGTGTGCTGAAGGTATCATTAAAGAACTGGAGCAAGACATCACTGAGCTGAAGAGGATAAGCTCTGAGCTGGGGCAGCTCACACACACCAAGGATCATCTACAACTCCTCCAGAGCTCCCCATCCTGGTGTCTCCCTGTAAAGGCCAAGGACTGGTCGGAGATCAGTGTTCAAAGCCACCTGCACATGGGGTACATGAAGAGAGCTGTATCTCAGCTGGGAGACAAACTGACGAGTGAGGTAAAGAGATTTCATAATGAAATGGAGAACGAGCTGAAGAAGTTGTGTGAAGCTGAGATGAAGATTCTGCAGTATGCAGTGGATGTGACTCTGGACCCTGACACAGCATATCCTGAACTAATCCTGTCCGTGGATGGGAAGCAAGTGAGGTGTGGGGACCAATCACAGAATCTCTCAAATAACCCAAAGAGGTTTACTTATATATACAGTGTCCTGGGGAAGGAGGGCTTCTCTTCAGGGAAATTGTACTATGAGGTACAGGTGAAGGGCAAGACTGAATGGGATTTAGGAGTGGCCACAGAATCCATCAATAGGCAGGGGTGGTTACCGCTGAGCATTGAGGATGGAGTCTGGACTTTGGGACTGAGCACAAGTAATTACTATGAGGCTAATGACCCCAAAGTACAGCTGAGCCTGAAAAAGAAGCCCCAGAAGGTGGGGGTGTTTGTGGATTATGAGGAGGGTCGGGTCTCCATTTATGATGTGGATGCCACTGCCAGATCTCACATCTGCTCTTTCACTGGCCACAAATTCACAGAGAAACTCTATCCATACTTCCACTGTGGGTATCCTGATGGTGAGAGAAACATAGCCCCTCTGGTCATCTCTCCTGTCAGTCAGATGACTGGCCCAGTGCTACATTAG